One window of the Deinococcus ruber genome contains the following:
- a CDS encoding SDR family NAD(P)-dependent oxidoreductase: protein MPVPAPSTPSQPQPARRPTALITGASGGIGESFARLLAARRIDLVLVARTASKLEALAQELSAAHGIQATVIAQDLTHPDAAEQIETRVQQLGLSIDFLINNAGFASYGEFRTLPLRHELEMIQVNIAALTELTHRFLPGMVERRRGRVVNVASTAAFLPGPLMAVYYASKAYVLSFSETLNEEVRGSGVNVTALCPGPVATGFQDRAQMQDSKLLEGGNPLLSPMMSADEVAREGVEAMLAGQAVRVVGRMNKLQTLTPRFLPRSVMPRLIKQLQSRRH, encoded by the coding sequence ATGCCTGTTCCTGCCCCTTCCACACCGTCTCAGCCGCAGCCTGCTCGCCGCCCCACCGCTCTGATTACCGGGGCCAGCGGCGGCATCGGTGAAAGTTTCGCCCGCCTGCTTGCCGCCCGCCGCATCGACCTCGTGCTGGTGGCCCGCACCGCCAGCAAGCTCGAAGCGCTGGCACAGGAGCTTTCGGCGGCGCACGGAATTCAGGCCACGGTGATCGCTCAGGATCTGACGCACCCGGACGCGGCGGAGCAGATCGAGACGCGTGTGCAGCAACTCGGCCTGAGCATCGATTTTCTGATCAATAACGCGGGGTTCGCGTCATACGGTGAATTTCGTACCCTGCCGCTGCGTCACGAACTCGAAATGATTCAGGTCAATATCGCCGCCCTGACCGAGCTGACACACCGTTTTCTGCCGGGCATGGTCGAGCGTCGCCGGGGCCGGGTGGTCAATGTGGCGAGCACGGCAGCGTTTCTGCCGGGGCCGCTGATGGCGGTGTATTACGCCAGTAAAGCCTATGTGCTCAGTTTTTCCGAGACGCTGAACGAAGAGGTGCGCGGCTCGGGAGTGAATGTCACGGCGCTGTGTCCGGGTCCCGTCGCCACCGGCTTTCAGGACCGCGCCCAGATGCAGGACAGCAAGCTGCTGGAAGGGGGGAACCCGCTGCTGTCGCCCATGATGAGCGCCGACGAGGTGGCGCGGGAGGGCGTGGAAGCGATGCTGGCAGGTCAGGCGGTGCGCGTGGTGGGCCGCATGAACAAGCTCCAGACCCTGACACCGCGTTTCCTGCCCCGCAGCGTCATGCCGAGGCTCATCAAGCAGCTCCAGTCACGGAGACATTGA
- a CDS encoding TetR/AcrR family transcriptional regulator, which produces MVIQVRARSDEAKATRRAQILAEARVLLATTRYPDLTLTQLAGRVGLTKPALFAYFASKEALFLELYEVLLGQWLDRLGEHLRLGGTHTPRSLAALFTELATDTPELLRLMPLLAGLLEHNISAARALAHKRWLAGRLEDITPLLERALPGLPEGGGVRLLTYTQALIAGLQPMSEPAPAVREALAGSGLELLHVDLSAALQDSLGALYEGLRQPGKRS; this is translated from the coding sequence ATGGTCATTCAAGTTCGCGCCCGCTCCGACGAGGCCAAAGCCACGCGCCGGGCGCAGATTCTCGCTGAGGCCCGCGTGCTGCTCGCGACCACGCGCTATCCAGACCTGACGCTTACACAGCTTGCCGGGCGGGTCGGCCTGACCAAACCTGCACTGTTCGCCTACTTCGCCAGCAAGGAAGCGCTGTTTCTGGAGCTGTACGAGGTGCTGCTGGGACAGTGGCTCGATAGGCTCGGAGAACATCTGCGGTTGGGCGGCACCCACACGCCGCGCAGTCTGGCCGCTCTGTTCACCGAACTGGCCACAGACACACCCGAACTGCTGCGCCTGATGCCGCTGCTGGCCGGACTGCTGGAACACAACATCAGCGCGGCGCGGGCACTGGCACATAAACGCTGGCTGGCCGGACGGCTGGAAGACATCACACCGCTGCTGGAACGGGCGCTGCCGGGTCTGCCGGAAGGGGGGGGCGTGCGGCTGCTGACGTATACCCAGGCCCTGATCGCGGGCCTCCAGCCGATGAGCGAACCCGCCCCGGCGGTACGTGAAGCGCTGGCTGGCAGCGGCCTGGAACTGCTGCACGTCGATCTGAGTGCAGCGCTTCAGGACAGCCTGGGAGCGCTGTACGAGGGACTGCGGCAGCCCGGAAAACGAAGTTAA
- a CDS encoding MFS transporter, producing MTASPTPTASWTAPQRWTVAATVLGSSMAFIDGSIVNVALNAIQQSFAAGVAGSQWVVNAYTLMLAALILTGGALGDVYGRRLVFGVGVGIFALASVACGLAPSLQILTGARVLQGIGGALLIPGSLAMIGAVFDDAGRGRAVGLWSAATSATNLLGPVLGGVLVQQLSWRWAFFINVPLALGVLWCLRGVPETRSSGANRPDLLGSVLATLGLGLLTYALIQAGESRAAGLLASPAVLGSAGALLLAGFFAWERFSPAPMLPLALFRRRAFSGTNLLTLLLYAALGALTFFLPLNLIGVQGYTPAEAGAALVPLALLLTLLSRVAGSLAGRLGARLPLTAGPLICAVAFALFARPGLGGSYWTTYFPAILVLGLGLSVTVAPLVSAVLGSVADGWHGTASGVNNAVSRTGGLLAVAALGLIMLGSFRGELETRLQSRALPPALVGTMMAQADRLAQVQPPATLPAAQTRALRQDVQQAFIGGFRRVSWWCAALSVLAGVVGFFSFSGSGKQQEEQA from the coding sequence ATGACCGCTTCCCCCACACCCACCGCGTCCTGGACAGCTCCTCAGCGCTGGACGGTGGCGGCGACTGTGCTCGGCTCCAGCATGGCCTTCATCGACGGCTCCATCGTCAATGTGGCGCTCAATGCCATCCAGCAGAGCTTTGCGGCGGGTGTGGCGGGCAGTCAGTGGGTGGTCAATGCCTACACCCTGATGCTGGCCGCCCTGATTCTGACCGGAGGCGCACTGGGCGACGTGTATGGCCGCCGCCTGGTGTTCGGCGTGGGTGTGGGCATCTTCGCGCTCGCCTCGGTGGCGTGCGGCCTGGCTCCCAGCTTGCAGATTCTGACCGGGGCGCGTGTCCTTCAGGGAATCGGCGGGGCGCTGCTGATTCCCGGCAGTCTGGCGATGATCGGAGCGGTCTTTGACGATGCGGGCCGGGGCCGCGCTGTGGGCCTGTGGTCGGCGGCGACCTCGGCCACCAATCTGCTGGGGCCGGTGCTGGGCGGCGTGCTGGTGCAGCAACTATCGTGGCGCTGGGCTTTTTTCATCAATGTGCCGCTGGCGCTGGGGGTGCTGTGGTGCCTGCGCGGCGTGCCGGAAACGCGCAGCAGCGGTGCAAATCGTCCAGATCTGCTCGGCTCGGTGCTGGCGACGCTGGGCCTGGGGCTGCTGACCTACGCTCTGATTCAGGCAGGCGAGAGCCGGGCGGCTGGCCTGCTCGCATCGCCCGCCGTGCTGGGCAGTGCCGGAGCGCTGCTGCTGGCAGGATTCTTCGCCTGGGAACGCTTTTCGCCTGCGCCGATGTTGCCGCTTGCACTGTTTCGCCGCCGGGCATTTTCGGGAACCAATCTGCTGACGCTGCTGCTGTATGCCGCTCTGGGCGCACTCACCTTCTTCCTGCCGCTGAATCTGATCGGGGTGCAGGGCTATACCCCGGCGGAGGCGGGCGCGGCGCTGGTACCGCTGGCGCTGCTGCTGACGCTGCTGTCACGCGTGGCGGGCAGCCTCGCCGGACGCCTCGGCGCACGTCTGCCACTGACTGCCGGGCCACTGATCTGCGCTGTGGCGTTTGCCCTGTTCGCCCGTCCTGGCCTGGGCGGAAGCTACTGGACGACGTATTTTCCGGCCATTCTGGTGCTTGGCCTGGGCCTCTCGGTCACGGTCGCGCCGCTGGTCAGCGCGGTCCTGGGCAGTGTGGCCGACGGGTGGCACGGCACGGCGTCGGGCGTGAACAACGCCGTATCGCGCACCGGGGGCCTGCTGGCAGTGGCGGCACTCGGCCTGATCATGCTGGGCAGCTTTCGCGGCGAACTGGAAACCCGCCTTCAGTCCCGCGCCCTGCCGCCAGCGCTGGTCGGCACCATGATGGCCCAGGCCGACCGACTGGCGCAGGTGCAGCCCCCGGCAACCCTGCCTGCCGCTCAGACCAGAGCGCTGCGTCAGGACGTGCAGCAGGCGTTCATCGGCGGATTCCGGCGGGTCAGCTGGTGGTGTGCCGCCCTGAGCGTGCTGGCCGGAGTCGTGGGGTTCTTCTCGTTCAGCGGCAGTGGAAAGCAGCAGGAGGAACAGGCTTAA
- the crcB gene encoding fluoride efflux transporter CrcB, whose translation MPIWIGIALGGALGALARSALSTLVQGRLSGGHWAGFPLGTLLINVLGSFLLGLIMALNLRGLLSAPLRLALGTGFVGAFTTFSTFEWESSALLRGGEGLRAGLYIFGNLLAGYVAVLLGRWLGERFAS comes from the coding sequence ATGCCGATCTGGATTGGAATTGCCCTTGGGGGCGCACTGGGAGCGCTGGCCCGCTCCGCGCTGAGCACACTGGTTCAGGGCCGCCTGAGCGGAGGGCACTGGGCGGGGTTTCCGCTGGGCACGCTGCTGATCAATGTGCTGGGCAGCTTCCTGCTGGGCCTGATCATGGCGCTGAACCTGCGCGGTCTGCTGAGTGCGCCGCTGCGTCTGGCGCTGGGAACTGGCTTTGTCGGGGCGTTTACCACCTTCAGCACCTTCGAATGGGAGAGCAGCGCTCTGCTGCGGGGCGGCGAGGGGCTGCGGGCGGGGCTGTATATCTTCGGCAATCTGCTGGCCGGATATGTGGCCGTGCTGCTGGGGCGCTGGCTGGGCGAGCGCTTCGCTTCCTGA
- a CDS encoding sensor histidine kinase, with amino-acid sequence MPRHLVSPERFALAAYDALSANIAILDAQSIIVAVNRAWDDFAQEFAGAGPTANNGLGSNYLAISEATTGDDRPYALATAAGIRDLLAGRRKVAEIEYPCKVANEQRYYMARVTAFDQDGERFVVVAHEDITRRKRAELALESLNRELEARIEARTRELEEAGRAAERHNAELEESNRNLSQFASVAAHDLQEPLRLIGAYADLLRHRSYDRLDTRSQTHLGHLLDQVGRARQLVRDVLTLSRVAVRPTLQPVDMRALWDACIATFPWPDDTRLECADLPPVLGDAAQLRQLFLNLLGNALKFRSARPLELSLRVEVEGPQLHFQLTDNGIGIAPQHHEKVFVMFQRLHSRTPSGLGSSEAPTGGNGVGLAVCKMVVERHGGRLWLTSVEGQGTTFHFTLPAAPSAHGESAVQHRSAPVSE; translated from the coding sequence ATGCCCCGTCATCTGGTATCTCCGGAGCGCTTTGCCCTGGCGGCCTATGATGCCCTGTCGGCCAATATCGCCATTCTGGACGCACAGAGCATTATTGTCGCTGTCAACCGCGCCTGGGACGACTTCGCGCAGGAGTTTGCGGGTGCTGGCCCCACCGCCAATAACGGTCTGGGGAGCAACTATCTGGCAATCAGCGAGGCAACGACCGGAGACGACCGACCGTATGCGCTGGCGACGGCGGCAGGCATTCGCGATCTGCTGGCGGGCAGGCGCAAGGTCGCCGAGATCGAATACCCGTGCAAGGTCGCCAACGAGCAGCGGTATTACATGGCCCGCGTGACCGCGTTCGATCAGGATGGCGAGCGCTTCGTGGTGGTGGCACATGAAGACATCACGCGCCGTAAACGCGCAGAGCTGGCGCTGGAGAGCCTGAACCGCGAACTGGAGGCGCGTATCGAGGCGCGGACACGCGAGCTGGAAGAAGCTGGACGGGCGGCTGAGCGGCACAATGCCGAACTGGAAGAGAGCAACCGGAACCTGTCGCAGTTCGCGTCGGTGGCGGCCCACGATCTTCAGGAACCGCTGCGCCTGATCGGAGCCTACGCCGACCTGCTGCGCCACCGCTCCTATGACAGGCTGGATACGCGCAGTCAGACGCATCTGGGACATCTGCTCGATCAGGTAGGACGCGCCCGTCAGCTGGTGCGCGACGTGCTCACGCTGTCGCGGGTGGCTGTGCGGCCCACGCTTCAGCCAGTCGATATGCGGGCGCTGTGGGACGCATGTATCGCCACGTTTCCCTGGCCTGACGATACCCGCCTGGAGTGCGCCGACCTGCCGCCGGTTCTGGGCGACGCGGCGCAACTGCGGCAGCTTTTTCTGAACCTGCTCGGCAACGCGCTCAAGTTCCGTTCGGCACGTCCGCTGGAGCTGTCGCTCCGGGTGGAAGTCGAGGGGCCGCAGCTGCACTTTCAGCTGACCGATAACGGCATAGGCATCGCCCCGCAGCACCATGAAAAGGTCTTCGTGATGTTCCAGCGCCTGCACAGCCGCACCCCTTCAGGCCTGGGCAGTAGCGAAGCCCCGACCGGGGGCAACGGCGTAGGGCTGGCGGTCTGCAAAATGGTGGTCGAGCGCCACGGTGGACGGCTGTGGCTGACCTCGGTGGAAGGACAGGGCACGACCTTTCATTTCACTCTTCCGGCAGCGCCCTCTGCACACGGCGAGAGTGCCGTGCAGCACAGGAGCGCCCCCGTTTCCGAGTAG